The following are encoded in a window of Castanea sativa cultivar Marrone di Chiusa Pesio chromosome 5, ASM4071231v1 genomic DNA:
- the LOC142634170 gene encoding thiamine thiazole synthase 2, chloroplastic, which translates to MAAMATTFTSSLPKPSFLDNNKSCFHGTPVTTSRFTPIKSIPQNSTISMSLTPPYDLKSFTFQPIKESTVSREMTRRYMTDMITYADTDVVIVGAGSAGLSCAYELSKNPSIRIAIIEQSVSPGGGAWLGGQLFSAMVVRKPAHHFLDELEIEYDEQENYVVIKHAALFTSTIMSKLLARPNVKLFNAVAAEDLIVKEERVSGVVTNWALVSMNHDTQSCMDPNVMEAKVVVSSCGHDGPFGATGVKRLKSIGMIDSVPGMKALDMNTAEDAIVRLTREIVPGMIVTGMEVAEIDGAPRMGPTFGAMMISGQKAAHLALKALGQPNAIDGTYSEAGGIQPELIFAAAETGEIVVDA; encoded by the exons ATGGCAGCCATGGCTACAACCTTCACTTCTTCTCTCCCAAAGCCATCTTTCTTAGACAACAATAAGTCCTGCTTCCATGGCACACCCGTCACTACCTCTCGTTTCACACCCATCAAATCCATTCCACAAAACTCCACCATTTCTATGTCCTTAACCCCACCATACGACCTAAAATCTTTCACTTTCCAACCCATTAAAGAATCCACTGTCTCTCGCGAAATGACTCGCCGATACATGACAGACATGATCACTTACGCTGATACTGATGTTGTCATAGTCGGTGCTGGCTCAGCTGGTCTCTCATGCGCTTATGAACTCAGCAAAAACCCTTCAATCCGTATAGCTATTATTGAACAATCCGTTAGCCCTGGTGGTGGTGCATGGCTTGGTGGCCAGCTCTTTTCAGCTATGGTTGTGCGTAAACCAGCTCATCATTTCCTTGACGAGCTTGAAATCGAGTATGATGAGCAAGAAAACTACGTTGTTATCAAGCACGCAGCTTTGTTCACATCCACAATCATGAGCAAGCTATTGGCTAGGCCTAACGTGAAGTTGTTCAACGCCGTGGCAGCTGAGGATTTGATAGTGAAGGAAGAGAGGGTCTCGGGTGTGGTGACCAACTGGGCTTTGGTTTCAATGAACCATGACACTCAGTCTTGCATGGACCCTAATGTGATGGAGGCTAAGGTTGTGGTGAGCTCGTGTGGGCATGATGGGCCATTTGGAGCCACTGGAGTTAAGAGGCTGAAGAGTATTGGAATGATTGATAGTGTGCCCGGGATGAAAGCCCTTGACATGAACACTGCTGAGGATGCCATTGTCAGGCTTACTCGAGAGATTGTGCCCGGTATGATTGTTACTGGGATGGAGGTCGCAGAAATTGATGGTGCCCCAAGAATG GGTCCAACATTTGGGGCCATGATGATATCGGGCCAAAAGGCGGCACACTTAGCCTTGAAGGCATTGGGACAGCCCAATGCAATTGATGGGACATACAGTGAAGCTGGGGGCATACAACCAGAGCTTATTTTTGCTGCTGCTGAGACTGGGGAGATTGTTGTGGATGCGTGA